GGACCTGCAAACGGGAAATGGCCACCGTGAGCTGTGGGCACCAGGTCTGCAGAGGCGGCCTCCCTAAGGGACCGAGAAGTGGCCTCCACCCCATGGGGTCCCCCGGGTGCAGACCAAGCAGCCCCAGCCCCGCTCTCCAGATGTTGCCTGAGACCTGGGGGGTGCGAGGCCGGGCTGGGAGCGGGGGACCGAGCGCCTGCGGGGTGACTCCGGGCGGGGAGGGGCGCGGCGGTGCCCCTGCCCAGGCGACAGCTGTGACCGCGGGGAAGCCCCAGCGCTCGGTCGGCGCCCAGCAAACCGCGGGCCGCGCGCGCCCCCTGCCGGCCGCCACCGCACCTGCGCCCCGCCCGCCTCTGGAGGGACAGACCCGCAGCCCAGGGCCACCCGCTGCAGACGGCAGGCGCCACCCCACGCCTGCGGCTCCGTGTCCCAGTGTCTCCAGAGCTGCCGCGTCGGGACCCAGGGCCACCAGCTCCGCGTCCTTCCCTCCTCCGCTCCTGGACCCGCAGACGAGGCCCGGGGACCCCTCCGCATCCCTGTGTGCCCGAGCTCCAgtcctctgtccccacccctaGAGTCACCACCTCTAGGTCCCCTCCCCACTCCCGGGTCTCCCCCTGCACTCCTATAACCCCTCCCCCACTCACACGCCCTCCCCCACTCACATGCCCCTCACCCACTCACGCCCCTCCCCTTCTatgcccctcccccactcccacgcccctccccctcctcattCCGATGCCCCTCCCCTTCCTGTGCCTCTCCCCCACTCCCACGCCCCTCCCCCATTTCTAtgtccctcccccactcccacatctctccccccacctccactCCTGCAGGGTGGCAGGCCCAGGCCAGTCTGCAGGCCGCTGGGAGGGGGACCCACTGgacagcctcagcctctcaggaggcCTTGGACCAAGAAGGCTGCAGATCCATTTGgataaaagcaagaaagaaaaatccgACGCTGGACGGGGGTGAAACCTGCAGGCATAGCGCTGGGCACCGTGTGTGACTCATGGCCACTCCCCTGGAGACCACCTCCCTGCGCCCACGACGGCTCTGCAAAGCAAGGCCCAGGGCTGCCTGAGCCTATGAGCCTCCACCCCCGGTCTCCAGTGGCTGCCTCCATGGCCACGGTGAGAATGAGCTCAGGGAATTTTAATGGAACTTGGAAACGCTGCCCCTGGGAACCGGTCAACCCGGTTTTCTTGGTGGTTTCTCCGCAGATGCAGAAACGGAACCGAGGGGGCCTGGGACAAAGCTCGAGGTACCCACTTTGCCTCGCGCGGGACAGGCCcggggtttgacccccagcacctcaggagAAAAGCACAGATGCATGCAGATACACACGCACACTCATGCACACCCACACGCAAACTCACGTGCAGTACGTGCAGAAGTGCACTCGTACACACAATGATGCACACAGGCATACACGTACACACAAGGGCAAACGGacacctgtacacacacacacacacacacaggcccagGCACAGGGAAACACACAGACCTACACAAATGCAAAAATACCTAGCGTGCACAAGAGTCCTGCAAACCCACAAACGTTTGGCCACACCTACGCCAACCCCCTCGAGCATGCACACGCGTGAGCGCATGCCAACACACACCccgcacacatgcacatgtacacgGCCGTGCAGAAACGAACTCACAAACACAGAAAACACACACCTCCTCCGACGCACGCTGCACGCCCACAGGCAGATGCTTGCACATGAGCGCGCAAACACGCAGGACCCGcccccctgccacacacacacacacacacacacacacacacacacacacacctcccccgTTGAGAAACCACAACCGTCTCCAGGAAACGGAGGCCTCCTGAGCCCAGGACCTGCAGCCAGGGGCGGCCGCCCGCTGCTGGGAGGTGGCCCCGCCCCAagccccaggccccgcccacaCCTCAggcccctccccacaccccaggCTCCGCCCCACGCCCCAGGCTCCGCCCTGCGTCCTAGGCTCTGCCCCGCACCCTAGGCTCCACCTCACACCCACAGGCCCCGCCCCAcgcccccaggcccctccccacgccccaggccccgccccacaccccaggccccgccccacgCCCCAGGCTCCGCCCCACGCCCAGCTCTGGTTTCTGGGAGCCCGGTTCCTGCGGGTTAAAGGTGCACAGCAGCCTGCGGGGGAGGCCCTGGAACGACGGCAGGACAATCTGCTGTCCAGGGAGCTGGACTCCCACCCGGGATCGGGTCTGGACATCTGTGCTGCCTCTGGCCGGCCAGCACGAGCTCCCATGGCATGTGTCCCGAGGACCTGGCTGTCCAGTCGCCGCCTGACCCTTCCTCCCCCAGGGCTGGCAGATGCCCCAGAGGCACCGGGCGGCTCCCCGTGGGGACGCACCGCCCGGCTCGGTGGCCAGAGGGGACGACCTAAGgtgcccacctgcccacaggGGCTGAGCAAGGCAGGCGACAGGTGGCTGCAGCCCGTGGGACAGAGACGTGGGAGAGAGGAGTGGGGGGCTTCAAGGGGGACAGAGTGTCCAGTCAAGGGCGCAGGGGCCCGAGAAACGGTCCTAGAGGGACGGAGCAGCGTGGACGTCACCGTCTAAGTGGCACCGGCCTGCAGGACTGTGGGCCAGGGTCGTTCTGCAACCCAGAGCGTTGTCACCCACCCCCAAACCCAAAGGACATCCCGAGCCCCTCCCTGTCCCCCGCCTGGTCCCTGGCAGCCAGCAACGCCCTGCGGACCTCCTGAGCTGGACGCTGTGTCCGGCAGCCCCGGCCTCGCCCACGGATCCCAGCAACCCCGGGGCCAGCGCCCTGCGCTCCGAGCCTCCTCCGTCTCCGCTTCCTAAAACTGCAACTTCTTGGGGACTCTTTGCTCAGCAACCGGCTATTTCAGGACCGACTTGTGCTCAAACCGTGTTTGTGGGCAGAGGACGGGGTCCGGTGGGGCCCGGGGCTCGAGGACCCCGCAGGCAGCATGACCGTGGGGGACCTCGGCCTCTCCTAGGGGCTTTGGAAAGCCCCCCAGGTCAGTGCCGAGCAGGGTCCCCCCTCTGGGCGCCCTGCAGAGCCGGCCACCCACACCTAGAGGCATGAGACTGACTGCCCTCGGGTGGTCAGTCTCCCGTGACCCGAGAAGCAGCTCTGACGGCAGAGGCAGTGGCCAATGCCCACCCACTAGGGGGCAGCAGGGGCCACGGACCCAGCGCCCTCCCAGGACCAGCATCCTCCCTCCTGGGCTGCCTGCAATGTCTGAGCGCCACTGTATACGTGGAAACCCCAGGTCATGGACGTTGCTGACCAGGGTCTGTGGATTGTGgtaccccaaataaataaataaacagttatCAACTTCTCCCTCTGACCAGCCTTACTGACAGAGGACAGACGGGAGCAGATGGTGGACACGAGGTCCAGGGGACAGTTCTATCAATGGCCCCCGGTGCTGACCCCACAGCTTCCTTCCCAGAAGCCCtggacctgcagccctgcctggcctccggGCACAGCCTCCACCACCTTCCTCATAGACCACCTGTGACCTGCAGGGGACATGCAGGCGGGAAGTCATGTCCCTGAGAGGAGCCAGGGGACCCTCAAGGGGGGACTTCTGGGACCCTGACGCAGACCAGGTCCCGGGACCCAGGGGGACGAGGATCCTTCCTCCAACCCTAAAATCTGCAAGAACAGGTTCCACTGAGCACCAGGCAGCAGCGGCCAGGGGGACCCAGAGTGGCCGTGACCTTGGGGACTGGAGAGTCGGAGGTCACCCTGCTGTCCGTCCAAGTCAGGAGGGGACCTGGGCGGGGCTCTCTGGGgacttccctgggacccccataaaactggagggcaggaggggcacgctgtccctgtcctctctgagaggacccctctgtcccttgagagtgtcccctgcCCCTTTCCTTCAACACGCTCCTGCCTGTCACTCTGAGTGGCAGCTCTGACGTCCAACAGGTTTGCAGGAATCGTGCTGGGGGGGTGGGTCCCAGTCCCCTGGGCCTGAGGTCGCCCTGTCCTCCCCGGGAGTCTCCCTAAGGAACCCGCAGCCGCGGATTTAATCGGCTTCGCCATTTGGAGGGAAGCGACGAAGAGAAATGGTGTCGTGAGACCCAGAGCGGAAGGCAGCGAGGGGACACACAGGACGCTCCTCTGTCCCCGggtccccagccccgccccccgccgGCTTGATGGACAGCCTTGGCCCTAGGGCGCCACCTGCCGGCGGATGCCCAGACGGCTCTGCCCCGGGTCCCGGGATGTCGCCATGGCGACCCGGTCCCCAAGGCTGTCCTGAGCACCCAGGGAGAAGGCAAAGAGGCTCCTCCCCAGGCCCGGCACGACCCTGCTGCCCAGTCCACCCACCGGCCCCTCTGGGAGCTGCGACCCAGAATCTCACTCTCCCTTTTGCAAGAAGGTCCCTGTGACACCAGGTCACCCCCAGGGGACGGTGACACGGTCCTCGGAGCCACTCTTGGATTAGGACCGTCCACCAGGGACACTTCCGTGCGGTCAGAGTGACCGCAGTGGACCTTCCCGGCTGGGTGGCTCTCTGTGCTGTGCGCCTTAGGAGACCGGGCACCCTCTCTGGGCCCCACCTGCAGGGCATGACGGTGGCCGTCCCCACCCGCCCCCCCGTGACACGAGCAGAGACCAGGGAGGGACACACGTCTCTTTATTGTCCTCGGGCCCCAGGGTGGCCGGCCCCGGGCAGCGCCTTGGTGGCCAGGATGGCATCGTGGACGCCGCCCGTCCTGCGCAGCGCGAAGCCCCCGAAGCCGGCGGCGGCCAGCAGCGCGCGGAACTGGGCGGCCGTCCTCTCGCGGCCCTCGGCCTGCAGCAGCATGTTGAGCGAGCCCAGCAGCGTGGCCAGCGGGCCCCGGCCGTCCGCGTCCAGCACACGCTCCACCACCAGGACGCCGCCACCTGGGGGGCGAGCCACTGACCCCGGGGCCACCAGGACCCGTGACCTCAGGGGACAGCGGGGCACTCTCCCCAGGACACACAGAGGCTGTGTCCAGGACCCAAGGGCCACCAGGACCGGTGACCTCAGGGAACAGCTGGGCAGTGTCCCCAGGACACACAGAGGCTACACCCAGGACCCAAGGGCCACCAGGACGGTGGCCTCAGAGGACAGCTGGGCACTGTCCCCGTCACATGGAGGAGTCCGCTGACACGTGATGGATGTTGGCCCACGAGGAGCCCCGGCCGTCCCCCTGATTAGGTGGCTCTGGTGTCCGATGGCCCTCGAGGCCAGCCTTGCTGTGGCCACTCCTCTGGGAGGGCAGCCTGAGGGACGTCCCCCACCCCGCGCCCCGCCCTGTCCCCTACCGGGCCTGCAGGCGTGGTGGACGCTGGCCAGCAGCCGGGAGCACGTCTCGTCTGACCAGTCGTGCAGGACCCTGGCCAGGATGTAGAGGTCGGCCTCGGGGAGGGGGTCTGCGAAGAAGTCCCCTGCCACACAGGGGACGAGGGGACCTGGAGGGTCCGTGCGCCACATcactcgcccccccccccccccgggagtCCCCAGGACACCTACCTTCGCGGAAGCCCACCTGCCCTTCCGTCGGCAGCGGGAGGTGGGCCCTGGCCGTCTGCACCACCTCGGGGACCTCGAAGACGGTGACCTGGCACCCGGGGTACAGAGAGGCGCACTCCTGGGCCAGCGCCCCGGCCCCACCTGGAAGAGACCGCAGGCAGAGGACCATGGAGCGTGCCCAGCGTCGCGCACTGAGCCACAGGCACAGCCGCTCGGGGACCCTCTCTTGGCCCAGAGCCAGGTGTCCCAGCGGTGGCTCCGATGCCCGCGGACCGAGGGGCCTGGGTTCCCGTGTCTCTCGGGGACCTTGCTCAGCCTGTGAACAGGCCCTGCGTGTGGCCCTGGGATCTGGGCTGCTCGGGGCCATCTGTCACTGTGACAGGGTGCCTGAGGCAGGGCGCGtgtagagaataggaaaaaaaggtttggtttggttttcatgCTGAGCCGGGGTCTCGCCGAGTGGCTTGGGCCTCGCCAAGTGATGAGCTTTGAacccgcgatcctcctgccccggcCTCCTGACCTCTGGGAGGACAGGCtgaggcccaggccaggggagggtTGGCTCTCCAGCCCCCGGTTCTGGTGGTCAGCGGCTACAGCTGGTGGCGCTCTTCCTGGTGGTGCCCGGCGAGGGACGTGGACGGAGCATCCACGCTCGGGCTGAGGGACACCTCGTCTGTCCCAGGGAGGCCCATGGACCAGCGGCGCGTCCGAAGCTTGTGAGGACAGCAATTCTCAGGACCCTGTGGGTGGCCCCAGGGTGGAGCCCACCACCCGAGTCTCCAAGGGCCATTGAGAACCACAGCTCCACCCGGGCACCCTCCATCAGCACAGCCAGAGGGCCCCGGGGAAAACCAAGATGGCGCTCGGGGTGTGGAGGCCAAGATGGCGCATGGGGTGTAGAGGCCAAGATGATGCATGGGATGTAAAACCCAAGATGGCGCTCGGGGTGTGGAGGCCAGGATGGCGCTCGGGGTTTGGAGGCCGGGATGGTGCACAGCTGTGGAGGCCAAGATGGCGCTCGGGGTTTGGAGGCCGGGATGGTGCACAGCTGTGGAGGCCAAGATGACGCTCGGGGTGTGGAGGCCAAGATGATGCATGGAATGTAAAAACCAAGATGGCGCTCGGGGTGTGGAGGCCAGGATGGTGCTCGGGGTTTGGAGGCCGGGATGGTGCACAGCTGTGGAGGCCAAGATGGCGCACAGGGTGTGGAGGCCAGGATGGTGCACAGCTGTGGAGGCTGGGATGGTGCACAGGGTGGTCCCCAGGATGGTGCACAGGCTGCGCACTGTCCCCAGTGGGACTTCCGTTCAGTGTGACTGGCGCTCTCAGAGCGAGGGCCCGAGGCTCCGACgggcagggaagggagggacTGTCCATCTGGGGCGTGGTCTTCCTGCCCATGGCCGACCCCAGGGGACAAGAGTGTCCCCCGCAGAGTCTCCCCCGAGCCCCGAGGAGCTCGCCGTGTTCTGTGTCCACGTTCCCTGCTCCGAGCGCAGAGGTCCATGGAGAACTCCCGGGTCCTGCGGCCACGGATGGGCAGCCGGCGGCCAGCGGGTTTGCGGTGTGGGTTCCCCAGATGCGGGAGCCGGGCAGGCCCTGGGGCTAGTCTGCTTCTCCACTGCCCCCGCAGGCCATGGTCAGCAGCTGGGTCCCCAGCCTGGAGCGGTCAGGAGGTGGCGCCACCTAGTGGGGACCTGAGGTCACTGGACCAGTGTGCTGCAGGGTCACTGGGACCCCAGGCTCGTCCTctgctcttctttctcctctgccaCTCGCGCCCACCGTCATGTGCGGCTGCCCCAAGGCTCCACCTCCAAGACGGGGACCCAGAGTCGACTTTTCTCTTGACCAGTCGCATGTCTCGGGCCTTCGTCGCAGTGACCAGAGCTGAGTGTCACAGGGCCACACGGGGAGGCACTGGGGTGGCCCACCGTCCACTGCTGACCCTGGTGGGCAGGCGGGGACTGGGTAGTTGGGAGAGTCTCGGTGACAGTCAGGTGGAGGACGTCCCTAGTTGTTTGTCCTGTGACCCTGGGCGGTGGAGGCAGTGGACACTGGCTTGGAGGGTGATGACGGATAAGAGGAGGCTGGGTGTGTGGCCGGGAGGGACTGGCCTTCACAGGACGGTCAGGTCACCAGTGTTATGGTGCAGCCATCGGGGTCCCCTTAAGCTCACGGGAGACCATGCAAGACGGTCCAGAGGTGGAATGAGTGGGTTGTGAGAGGTGTAGACtgaaagtggattaatccacttggatggactcactcgGTGTAGACTGAAAGTGGATTAATCcgcttggatggactcactgggtgtagactgaAAGTGGATTAATCtgcttggatggactcactgggtgtagactcatagtggattaatccgcttggatggactcactgggtgtagactcatagtggattgatccgcttggatggactcactgggtgtagactcatagtggattgatccgcttggatggactcactgggtgtagactgaAAGTGGATTGATCcgcttggatggactcactgggtgtagactcatagtggattaatccgcttggatggactcactgggtgtagactcatagtggattaatccgcttggatggactcactgggtgtagactcatagtggattaatccgcttggatggactcactgggtgtagactcatagtggattaatccgcttggatggactcactgggtgtagactcatagtggattaatccacttggatggactccctGGGTGGTGAcagcagcaggtggggtgtggctggaggagggggtccctgggctgtgcctttggggtctctgtcctgtccctggtgagcagagctctctctgctccctggtgccctgtcctgagctgctctcctcctcctccaggccctgccgccatcttgttctgctccccttgggccagagccatggagtcggccaccagggactggacctcggaCACCGGGAGCCCCAGAGAGACTCTTCCTCCTCTGATTGtccttgttgggtcttttggtcccaGTGGCACCCAAGCAGCCTGAAGGAGCTTCACTTCCTACTTGAAGGAACTGACCAGTCCTGGGGTTGGCCGCCCCTGGGGTCATTGGGACCCCaggctcttcctcttcctctgcaaGACCCCAGGCATCAGAGCGTCCCCTGAAATCCGTGGTGAACACTCTCCCCGGACACAGCAGGAAGGACAGTGCCCACGTCCGAGGACACTCACCCCCGAGGTCGCAGACGGTGCGGAACGGGGACAGGTCGAAGGCGGTCAGCACCCGGCGCCCGTCG
This window of the Urocitellus parryii isolate mUroPar1 chromosome X, mUroPar1.hap1, whole genome shotgun sequence genome carries:
- the Asmt gene encoding acetylserotonin O-methyltransferase; amino-acid sequence: MGSALDPAFRLLQEHAHGFMVSQVLFAACELGLFDLLAEAPGPLDVAAISEGLGASPRGTELLLAACVPLRLLDVDTRGGTARYANSELARAYLTSRSPTGQRAMLRYLGSTTYRCWAHLADAVRQGSNQYLRAFGVPAGDLFAAIYRSPAERLQFTRGLQEIWSVDGRRVLTAFDLSPFRTVCDLGGGAGALAQECASLYPGCQVTVFEVPEVVQTARAHLPLPTEGQVGFREGDFFADPLPEADLYILARVLHDWSDETCSRLLASVHHACRPGGGVLVVERVLDADGRGPLATLLGSLNMLLQAEGRERTAAQFRALLAAAGFGGFALRRTGGVHDAILATKALPGAGHPGARGQ